AATTTTTCTATTTCGGGATGGCGGCCGTCTAGCGCACCTACGCGCACAGCAAAAGCAATGTCGAAAAGTGGCTCGCTCCTTTCCAGCTCAAAATCCTCAATTTTTGAAACCCTGAATGACAATGTGCCGGCTGATATTTCGCTCCCGCTGCTTTCAACTGCCTGACTAATAGCCTTTTCGGAACGATCAATGCCCATTATATGCCCATTTCCAATGCGGGCAGCTATTTCACGTGCGGCGGCACCCGGGCCGCAGCCTATTTCCAGAATTCGGATGCCATCGGTAAGCGGTAA
This Dyadobacter sp. UC 10 DNA region includes the following protein-coding sequences:
- a CDS encoding methyltransferase domain-containing protein, yielding MAAKISSRLREIVNALPLTDGIRILEIGCGPGAAAREIAARIGNGHIMGIDRSEKAISQAVESSGSEISAGTLSFRVSKIEDFELERSEPLFDIAFAVRVGALDGRHPEIEKLAKTQIKKALKPTGRLYIDGGKPLKEVRLD